The following are encoded in a window of Methanococcus voltae genomic DNA:
- a CDS encoding class III signal peptide-containing protein, giving the protein MLKLKNRKKAQVSLELGIFIALVLAVSAIVGIGYINGIKNVGDAYVKPLDDLDFDPASYIPQPNVTLDDALNNTNLTEIQKMLESNKDALINEINKSGILSDSELIYSKNNAGSNKSWSRILENHLENLSKPPYDNMLGISNPSHPDNKGILNWNAVGSLPEIFQNPAVFITNNAKYSYDNVDNADDLEKLKGTVIIYKPDTSKIMEYYYIDENLEKSKKETYRIK; this is encoded by the coding sequence ATGTTAAAATTAAAAAATAGAAAAAAAGCGCAAGTTTCACTAGAATTAGGGATATTTATAGCGTTAGTACTTGCGGTATCTGCAATAGTGGGGATTGGTTATATAAACGGAATTAAAAATGTAGGGGATGCCTATGTTAAGCCGTTAGATGATTTAGATTTTGACCCTGCATCATATATTCCACAACCTAATGTCACATTGGATGATGCATTGAATAATACAAATCTTACGGAAATACAAAAAATGCTAGAATCAAATAAAGATGCTTTAATTAATGAAATAAATAAAAGTGGTATTTTAAGCGATTCTGAACTTATTTATTCAAAGAATAATGCAGGCTCAAACAAATCTTGGAGCAGAATATTAGAAAACCATCTTGAAAATCTATCCAAGCCACCTTATGACAATATGTTGGGTATTTCAAATCCTTCACATCCTGATAATAAAGGTATTTTAAATTGGAATGCCGTTGGGAGTTTACCTGAGATATTCCAAAACCCTGCAGTATTTATTACGAATAATGCAAAATATAGTTATGATAATGTAGATAATGCCGATGATTTAGAAAAATTGAAAGGAACAGTGATTATATACAAACCTGATACATCAAAAATTATGGAATATTATTATATTGATGAAAATCTAGAAAAATCTAAAAAAGAAACTTATAGGATTAAATAA
- a CDS encoding F420-dependent methylenetetrahydromethanopterin dehydrogenase — protein MVVKVGIIKCGNIGMSPLIDLSLDERADRNDIDVRVIGSGAKMGPEQVEEVTKKMIEDIKPDFVLYIGPNPAAPGPKVARELLSAADIPAVIIGDAPGIKDKDAMAEQGLGYILIKCDPMIGARRQFLDPVEMSMFNADVVRVLAGTGAARVVQNAVDAMIYAVEEGKEIELPKIIVTDAKAVAAAEFSNPYAKAKAMAAFVMAEKVADIDVKGCFMTKEMDKYIPIVASAHETIRCAAKLVDEARELEKATDAVSRKPHAGAGAILNKTKLMEKPE, from the coding sequence ATGGTAGTAAAAGTAGGTATCATAAAATGTGGTAACATAGGAATGTCCCCTTTAATCGACCTTAGCCTCGATGAAAGAGCTGACAGAAACGACATAGATGTGAGAGTTATAGGTAGTGGGGCTAAAATGGGCCCTGAACAAGTTGAAGAAGTTACTAAAAAAATGATTGAAGATATAAAACCAGACTTTGTTTTATACATCGGACCAAACCCAGCTGCTCCAGGACCAAAAGTTGCAAGAGAATTATTAAGCGCTGCTGATATCCCTGCTGTAATCATTGGTGATGCACCAGGTATTAAAGACAAAGACGCTATGGCAGAACAAGGATTAGGATACATTTTAATTAAATGTGACCCAATGATCGGTGCAAGAAGACAATTCTTAGACCCTGTTGAAATGTCAATGTTCAACGCTGACGTTGTTAGAGTATTAGCTGGAACTGGTGCTGCTAGAGTAGTTCAAAACGCTGTTGACGCTATGATTTACGCAGTTGAAGAAGGAAAAGAAATTGAACTTCCAAAAATCATTGTTACAGATGCAAAAGCTGTTGCTGCTGCTGAATTCTCAAACCCATACGCAAAAGCAAAAGCTATGGCTGCTTTCGTAATGGCTGAAAAAGTTGCTGACATTGACGTAAAAGGATGCTTCATGACCAAAGAAATGGACAAATACATCCCTATCGTTGCTTCAGCACACGAAACCATCAGATGCGCTGCTAAATTAGTAGACGAAGCAAGAGAATTGGAAAAAGCAACAGATGCAGTAAGCAGAAAACCACACGCAGGTGCTGGTGCTATCTTAAACAAAACAAAATTAATGGAAAAACCAGAATAA
- a CDS encoding acyl-CoA dehydratase activase, translating to MILGIDIGSTTTKTVLMDETNNKIIDYSIDNIGVVIEEEMIMEYVKKYEKNYSVDKIVATGYGRHKLSCVDKVVPEVIALGKGANYFFPNVDGLIDIGGQDSKVIKLGKDGKVVDFILSDKCAAGTGKFLEKSLDILKIDKNEDLHKYKSDNVAKISSMCAVFAETEIISLLSKKTPKEDIIMGVYESIANRTIPMAHRLKIDEIAFSGGVAKNPVLREVFEAKMGKKLYVSEEPQITCCVGACLLI from the coding sequence ATGATTTTAGGAATTGATATTGGTTCTACAACCACTAAAACTGTTTTAATGGATGAAACTAACAATAAAATTATTGATTACAGTATTGATAACATAGGCGTGGTAATCGAAGAAGAAATGATTATGGAGTATGTTAAAAAGTATGAGAAAAATTATTCTGTCGATAAAATCGTTGCTACAGGCTACGGACGCCATAAATTATCTTGCGTAGATAAAGTAGTACCTGAAGTAATTGCACTTGGAAAAGGAGCCAACTACTTTTTCCCAAACGTAGATGGACTTATTGACATAGGCGGGCAAGATAGTAAAGTTATTAAACTAGGAAAAGACGGAAAAGTAGTTGATTTTATATTATCTGATAAATGTGCTGCAGGAACTGGAAAATTCCTAGAAAAATCACTTGACATATTAAAAATTGATAAAAACGAAGACTTACACAAATACAAATCGGATAATGTAGCTAAAATATCTTCCATGTGTGCAGTTTTTGCAGAAACAGAGATAATATCATTATTATCTAAAAAAACGCCTAAAGAAGACATAATAATGGGAGTTTACGAAAGTATTGCAAATAGAACTATTCCTATGGCCCATAGATTAAAAATAGATGAAATTGCATTTAGTGGCGGAGTTGCTAAAAATCCCGTCCTTAGAGAAGTATTTGAAGCCAAAATGGGTAAGAAATTGTATGTATCAGAGGAACCACAAATTACCTGCTGTGTAGGTGCTTGTTTGTTAATATAA